TCATATCATATATAAGAATATATATAAATTCTAATTATTTATTACTTTTACCATTATTATCATTGTTATTATAAATATTAAACACTTATTTTAGAATtctaaataatattattattattgtcaaaatcagaaatattattattataaacatTCCAATACTAGGCGTCGTTAGTAGCTTATCATGGTAACAATACAAATCATGGATATCATAATCCCAAAAGTCAAACCATAATAATTGGTAACGTTTTCCTCAATTAGGGTAATCACTTTGAATCTCGTGGGCAATCTCTAATCTCTTtaccaagaaaacgcaacgcaatcaatgtgagtatactcgatcccattttcgttttaaacactttgggtgcaacatgtattccttattcaaattacacaacacttgaaacttgttatatgcacactctatccatttTAAACATGacacaatttgatgcttgttaaccTCGTATGCTAGGTAAACTtttcgtgtctatatgctcattaaccttgttaaatttatttaaacttgttagacttgttaaacttgtgagacttgttagacttcttatacttattaaaCTCCTATGCTATAGGAGTAtgcaccgcccttgagtgagtcttggggtgtttgcattggaaacttgggtttgacatatagtgacactgtttcagcatattagaaacttgtattatgttgttcatgttggatatgagtacttaaactattttattctactatgctacgtatcaaacttgtatactcgccaacatgcttttgttgactttattttaatacatgttgcagatTGATTGATCAagattcaagaaaacaagctaggatggctttagAAACCCATATTAGTTATAAACTTTGTTTGAATTTATGTTTTGGATATTTGAAACTTTGTATTATTccctagttttaataaaatgattaaattcatattgtcacatctagtgttatgttgttttgagcaatttgttcgtctcatcccgatgtttccgccatcggttggggtgtgacaatggagGCTTTACATAATATGATGAAAAAAGCTAGAAGTGCAAATCTGTTTTCGGGGGTCAAACTACCAGGCAACGGTCCGCATATATCATATATGCTATTTGCAGACGACTCGATCTTCGTTGGAGAGTGGAATGAAGACAATGTTAAGAACCTTAAGAGAATACTAAGAATTTTCTACCTTATATTGAGCTTGAAAGTCAATCCAAGGAAGAGCCAACTATTTGGTGTGTGCCGATCAGAAACAAAAGTAAATGACATGGCCTCAATCTTCAACTGTAGAGCAGGTAAGTTCCCGTTTATCTACTTAGGATTGAAAGTAGGAGCGAATATGAATAGGATAACAAACTGGAAAGCAAAAAATCTATCTTTCGCGGGAAGGGTAATTCTAGTTAAGACGGTCCTGGGTAGCCTACCAAATTACAATTTGTCGTTGTACAAATGTCCGAAAGCCGTGATCAAAGTTCTCGAAGGGATTAGAAGAAAATTTTTATGGGGAGGATACAATGTTAACAACAAAATTAGATAGGTAAGATGGGAAAGAGTAGTGGCATCTAAAGACTTTGGGGGACTTGGAATCGGTGATATTAGAGATCTAAATCTGGCACTGTTATTAAAGTGATGGTGGCGTCTAAAGATAGAACCAAACTAAATATGGGTCAAAGTTGTAAAGGCTATACATTGTAATAAAAGAAAGATCAAGGCAATACCGGTGAAAAAAACATTAACGGGGGTGTGGAAAAATATAGGTGAAATCGATGGTGAATTCGCAAAAATAACATCAATATAAACATGTATTTAAAAAGCAAAAGTAGGAGTTGGGGATAAAACAATATTCTGGGAAGATACCTGGCTTGGAAACGAGCCGCTGAAGACACGTTTTCAAGAGTTGTATCAATTGGCAGTGGATAAAAATGCGTTAGTGGTGGAAAGCTACAAGTTAAATGGAGGGGGTCGTATATGGGATTGGCCATGGTCAAGAGCAACTGAAACAGAAGGAGAAAGATAGCAGATGGAGGGCTTGAACGAACTACTAGTGCAGCATCCAATTTCTTTTAACACTGATACTTGGTATTGGAAAGATAGCGACGAACCGTGCTTCACAGTTAAAATGGTAAGGCAATCATTAGCAAAGCAAATTGATTTGAATTCACAGAGTGAAGAGTTTGTTTGGAACAAATGGGCATCAGGTAAAAGCAATATGTTCGTATGGCGAGCGATTAACGACAAGATACCAACGGCAATAACATTAAGGGAAAGAGGCTTGACGTTAACAGATTACAATTGTAGTTTGTGTGGTGAAGCGGAGGAATCGGCAAACCATGTTTTGTTACTATGCAGTTTCGCGAAGCAAGTGTGGAAATCAATTCTGGATTGGGTCAAGTGTCGAACAATAAGTGTAGAAGGTTCCCTAAAACAACTGATACCAGATGTGATTGATTTGCAGATTAGCCGAAGTAAGAGAAAGGCTATACACGCAATTGTTTTGCAAACAATATGGAGCCTATGGAATACCAGGAATGAGAAATTATTTAGAGGCAAACCGGGAGTCATCCAAAGAACGACGGAGGATATTAAAGAAGAATCTTACCAATACATAAAACAAAGATCAAAATTCAACTCAATTCAAAGGCAACAATGGTGGGATTTCAATTTTGTTATGTAATAGCTATAATGCAATTTTCTTTTTGATGTAAGTGTAACTTTTGGCTCCCAATTTCGGGCTGGGAGCTTTGGTTTGTTGAGTGAATAAAGTCCCGTTtgctattaaaaaaaaataagattaTATCAAAAACTTCTTATTCTTTCGATCTACTTTGTTTTTTCTTGCATTTTATAGTTTTATTTTTCCTTATTACATCGACTTCACCTATCTATTTATATAGAGtttttttcccaaactagtgtagatacaaaaaatatttacctattggggtacttgaaaaaatatttacctatttaGGTAGACTTAAAGTTTCattattatttttgttaaaaaaaccACAAAGCGTGCGTACGTAACTGTTGCTGGCCGGCGAACTGTTCGTCTCCCAATCTCCCATCGATGTCAACTAGCCGGCGACTTCCCGGCGACATCCCGGCGAACTGTTCGTCTCCCAATCTCCCCCAAAGTCCGATCGCGTATCATCAGGTTTGGTTGTTTATCAGATTTCCTTTGATATTAGGTTTCTATTAGTTTTTCTATTAAAGAACTGAACTAATATTCACAAATTCCAGTTTTATTATATTCAAATATTAGGGTTACATTTATATTCAAATATAAATTCTTGAATTATCATATTATGTTCTTGGCTC
The sequence above is drawn from the Helianthus annuus cultivar XRQ/B chromosome 12, HanXRQr2.0-SUNRISE, whole genome shotgun sequence genome and encodes:
- the LOC110892738 gene encoding uncharacterized protein LOC110892738: MVRQSLAKQIDLNSQSEEFVWNKWASGKSNMFVWRAINDKIPTAITLRERGLTLTDYNCSLCGEAEESANHVLLLCSFAKQVWKSILDWVKCRTISVEGSLKQLIPDVIDLQISRSKRKAIHAIVLQTIWSLWNTRNEKLFRGKPGVIQRTTEDIKEESYQYIKQRSKFNSIQRQQWWDFNFVM